TTTCATGTTAAATCTTCTTATCAAAAGTTTGAGCATTTCATAACAGGCCCGAGAAAGTTGTTGATGCTCTAAGATCATTTTTCTGAAGTCAACACAGGAAGGTAAAAGGACTTTCTATATAAATTGTTCCCAAATAAACTTTATTTACAAAAGAGTTTCACAATTTCTGGACAACTTATTTTTAAAGCTCATTTGTTCATCATAGGGTTCTTGTGCTTGCATATATTGTAATGGGTTTGCTTCGTCTGGAAAGACATGGGGCAACAGTTGGATCACTCTGCTAACTCgggataataacaattattatgcTTTGTCTTCTTGTAATTAGTCAGTATGTGTATATAATAACATTTACTTTGGTAAACATGACAATGTTTTCTTTCATGTCCATTCAGAAAATGCAGTGAAAAACAAAAGTTTACCGTATTTGTCTTTGTATTATTCGAGCAATAATTGTTTATACGGAAAGTTATGGTTGGTTTATTTCTTTGTTAATAGATTCAATCTTTCCATTGAAAGAATCATCACTGTCCAAAAACAGGATTTCATTCCCCTAGTTTTCGATTTCCATCGGAAGTACAAAATAGACCAGTTTCTCGCACAACTAGAAGGCAATTATATTGGTACCAGTTTCATGACATAGAGCTACCAAAATAATTACAAAGGGAAAATTAAAACATCCGCACACCCATTTTCCCTTCATCATTCTCCAAAAAACATGACTGGCACAGCTGTTGAAGTGGCTGCCTACTTCGATTTCTTTACTGCCTTCTTGTTCTTTTGATTGGATTGaacctttttcttttttgacttTCCTGCCCTGGATGGCTTATCATCTGTTTCTTTCTTAGATCTCTTGTTTTTagcagcatcatcatcatcatcatcacttttttcagattttcttttTGCTGGAAGCTTCTTCTTCACTTGACCTTGAGGCTTCCTCCCTTTCTTCCCTTTTGTAGTTTCAGCATTGTTATCTTCATCAGTTTCTGGTTCATCTACATCATCGTCGTCACTGTCATGTTGGTTTCCTTTTCCTCGGGTACTTTGTTTTCTTTGTTTACTAACTTCCTTTGCAGCTTGATCTCCAGGTTCCATTTGTAACTCAGGTACATAAGCACTTGTCTAAACAATCGTACAGACCAGTTAACAGAAAAGATACATTTTAAATGAACCACAAGCATGAAATTCTGTTTAGGAATGACGGACCCTGCCACCAGCAGTAATAAACTCAATTTTCTTCCCTGCATTGCAATGAAACATCAAGTTATTCATGTAGGCCAATTATAGACACCTGATGAGAAGAAAGCTTAAATATACAATGAAAGTAGCTTTCAAACATGCGCGTGTTTGTAAAAATTTACACAGTAGCAATGTATACAAAGTGATCAATCAATTAAAATAACGAATTTGCTGCGGGCTATTAGAGATAATCATGTAAAGATCAGGAGCCAAACCATCAACAAAAGCCTTGCCAGGCTTCTTTTCACGGGAGTGAAAAATCCAATTACTTGGAAATTGGCTACTGTCTGCTCCAACTACAACTGCTTTTTTAATAACCTGTAAAATGAATTATTGGTCAAAATGACCTCAAACATCAACGGTTCCTTACCATTCACTTTTCCAGGCTTTTTGCCCCATCGATAATGAAACAACCATTCAAGTGGAAAGTGACTGGAATCGGCATCTACTTGAACCGCATAATGAACAACCTGCAGTTATCATTCTCTATATTCACAATGGAGATGCATTTTCTTTCAATTCAATGTGCAGAAGAGAAGAAAATTAAATATTGCAAGAACATTCATAAATAAACTAAATCACCACCTCCTTGATGCATTTGTTCAACGTCATACAACATTCCCTGGACAGTGCAGCAACAGGTTGTTCTGGATGAATTCTGGCCTGCATGTATAAACAGagaaactcaaaaattaaaaggCAACACAGGAGCTGGAAACCGGCATCATGAACTGAAATTGACCGCCAAAATGAGAAGCTAAAAAGATATAAAAAAGTACATACAATACCGACGAGAATTTTGGAGGATGAGATATATACTTACTTGATATAGCACCTCATCTGCAATCCAATTCCCAATACCTGAAATATAACTCTGAAAAAATGAACAAAACATAAACTTTAGGATATGAAAAGATATAACAAGCTCATACTCTTTAAGCTAACtggttataattttatttatttttactcaataataaagaggaaataaaacaattaaaattaatttcCGGGACTCCAAGTATACACTGTACACACACAGATTCTTATTATGTCTCATTCAACTGGTACTGCTAATTTAAACATTCATCAAAACCACAAAACAGATCTAGACAGTACAACACACTCAATTATAACAGAAGTGAAGAGCTAAATTAACCTGTTTGAGCAACAAAGCCTTAATTGCAATTTTCTTCTTACTCAATGATGCAACAAACTCATCATCCGTCATAGGCTCCAGGAGAGCATCAGGGCCAAGCTCAGATATCGGAGGCACAGACGCAGGCTGTAAACAAAGAAAAATCAAACATTCTTTCTTCTCAAAGTCAGAAAACTATAAAGCTTCATTCATCATACATCTTTCAGCAATCGGACTTTAGCAAATCGCCTCTTGTCAGTGAAAGAGAACTCCATTCCATCATCTAGCTGCAAATAAAGTGGTTGGCGACCATCACAGGAGTTCAGTAAAAACTCAGAATAGAAACTTCTAAATCTTTCAGaagtagatgttataataataccaaaccaaaagccaaaaaaaaaaagaaaaaaaaaaacctacacAGTGAACTATTTCGGTCCCATTAAATGCAAGATAAGAAAACACCATTTATACAACAAAACAATTCTTACTTCTACGAAAACCTTGGAATATTTGGAAGGCCACTCATCATCTTCCTTCACAGCAGACCTGTAACCAATAAAACCATCAAATGTGAACTGGTTCATCCCTCTGTGATGGATGTGTGTTGTGTACATGCATTGCAGTTGACATATCGACCCAACACCGTTGTTAAACTCATCATAACAATAATACATTATAGACGATCATAATGTATAATATACTTCCATTTCCATGAACATTACATGATTAACAGTAGAACCCACAACCCACCATGCTCACCTCTTATATTTAGTAACGGCGACCCCTTTTATGTATATCGCACCCGCCATTCCTGAAAACAAAGAACCAtgaagctcaatcttcaaaatttcaagaaaaataaaaacctTGAAGAACAAATACACTATTAGAATATCTCTGCATTGTTTTATTAGGGTTTTTATATAAGAAAAAGGGTACCGAATTGAAAGGAAGGGAAAGGAGGTGAGTCAAGCTGGAGCCAAAGGTTCTTGCCCTTGCGGTGAGCGGCGACTATGGTCTTTCCCAAAAGCGCTGCCTCGAAGTCTGAGGCGGAGACGCCGTCGATGACCTTGGAGTCGTTGGCGACGACCGACCTCTTGATCTTCTTCCCAAGGCAGTTTTCCTCTATGGCCCTCCGAGCCGCCTCCACTTCTGGTAGCTCCGGCATTTTGGATCTTCTGGTGGTTCTGGTTCCCAAGTGTTCCGTACAAATGATTCTCGGAGAGCAGACGCAACTGTCTTTTGCTTGGCGCGCTTTTTCTTCCCTTGCTGGTTGGGAAGTGGAGAAATCAGAGGTGGGCCTGGAACATGACAGGCCTTATAATTTTGGGCTTCAAACCCAGCGGCCTTCCCATCTcccaaacacttttttttttttagaagtttacataaatataagatagtgaaaattatattttatatgggttttttaataaagttttcaaaaatatggcttttttttttacaagtattattttatggttttttaaaatttgtattcACTTCTATGGgatttttttcccatatttttgtaaaaaaatcattagtataccatatttttgtaaaaaataattattatgccatattttttttcccataatctgattttttttaattaaatttgtccatACAAACTAAGAAAAatttaattaccatatttttgcatattaaggactaaaaagccatatttatgaaaaaatccctATAAGATAtttgaggaaattacatttttatacgagatttttaataaagtgtgcaaaaatatggatTTTTTTCAAGAAATCTTAATCTATtgctttttttttaagaattttcacttttatgggtttattttcccatatttttgtataaaaattgatttatgccatagttttactcttaatcaaattttattaatttggaagagtATGTTTGTAATTGGGGCATGGTGCAAAATGACCCTTAatgttgtgtgaaagtaagtaaatgtccatgtttttaattttgtagtaaaatagcctaatcatctatttaatatcaTATATTACTAAATACAccctttaacaaattactattttattctaaatattttaatattatggtatatgtatattagttttgtttaattagtttttattttaaagttattttgattttttttcgttttttatgggttgttgaatgatatactataccacaaaatatatatactgagttgaaaaataatatactatcaaaacttacaaaattattactaaaaaatgtatatactatgctaacaaaattattatttttttagtttatttttttatattgtttttatattactaattttatattaaatttttctttggttgttttgcaaattttgtttttgtaatatgaattattttttatttattataaacatgttttttttagattgtacgttttttttttcaaatcctgggtaaggtaaccagttatctgattgatctttgacagttatgtgaaaaaaaatcctagagctaggttaaataacatgcatcaggaggggtaactagttatcctgagatgagtaactttctgccataagaggagTAACCAGctacctaagaggggtgacgagttactcatattaaataagaaaataaacatcaaatttgaaggaaaaaaatggaagaacacttcattaaaaaaggaagaagaataattatgattttagtaacataagtgtttaccgagattttcggaaactataataaCAAAAGATAAGAGAGACTAAGAGAAAGGGTTTAGAGGTTAtaagcaagatttttacgtggttggggcgttaacgagccttagtccacggGACAGTTGTATTAGAACTTAGATAGTCTgcaacaatggagttttctcttagTTTTAGCAGAGTCACAGTATGCACGCTCCCCAGGCctcccttctccagtgctctattacatgtatttataggttcacaggagcactgggcgtgggccgggctgacccggtcCCAATAAAGGCATAAATATTGCTGGCTTCTCTATCAGAAGCCCAATACAGAAGAATTAAAACATCAAAGAAAAATGCTAACttgagcccattgggccagcccaaaccgtAACTATCATCCGAAAAATTAGAGATTTTGGTATGGGCATCTCGAATTACGAGACAGATTCAGGGGGCAAGATCGATCAGAGCAGTGGCGGCACAagtctgaaccagcggcgtacaatcccgaggtggccttttccgtaggtgaaatgtatggacaactcccacgcttcatagggcggagtcagggtcatggatgctttatcctgccaaccttggGGACTCGACCCAGgtccgtttacctctgtccctctcaGTTTACCATAAGCCTGGATCATCCACAAggagcccggatcgtttaccaggctttGGAACCGTTCGTACCGATCCCGACTGTTACCCCCAGCCAGTTGAACCGTCTCCCGAAAGACCATCCCGGACAATACTTCTTGGACGCCTTCTGGGCCTTGCCCAGAATTGGGTTGTCGATATCCATCCTGCTCCTTGCCAAACGGGCTTGGACTGGGTCCAACCTCAATTGGGCAGTTAGTGGGCCTGGAACACAGTCCTGGGCCAACggcaggaaacggggataacatttaccccccaagccttcatctgggccTGCCCGGTGGAGGCTTTCCTTGGTCTCGGATACTCCCGGCTATCTTCCCGGTTCCTTCTGAGAATAGttggtgtaatgtcccaaatttcctaataaggtttaggaccttgattaggaggccgggagggccataattgatttattatggtatttaatggttatatgcatgtttatgtgagttatattattatatgatggtgaatgcatgcatatgagctcatattttaattgcaagggcattttggtaatttggccgttgggggcgtgattgtgtaatttcatgcatatgggtgaattataattttaccacattatatgtggattggttcgatccattcgacatgagacgatcatgggaatgcaagttttcggtctagtcataacgggattacattcgaggctcggggtgagtctcggggtcattttgatgattataacattaccaggaattaaaaggtaatgggatatgatttattggtatttgataattttgagaataacgggaaatggagggtgttaattatagttaacgagataggcgggaaaggacggttttacccttgggagtgtttagaagctttaatttgacctaggggcaaaatggtcttttcacccctaagatatatatcaattcaaggctgtagaaacctttagaccaaaacagagcatcctcatcttcagtccttctctccttcccgtacaccatttgTCCTCTTccatcctttggaatttttgaagccaacttgaagaaccaagctaggagatcaaaggtgggagcttaggaacttagttcaaacattgaagaggactcaaatccaacttgaggtaaggtttcatccaagaacttaagctttaccctgttttacaagttagttttcagttgggaatttgagatgttagttatgagaattcatggaagttcttgtgtaagattgcttgggttttgatgggggtgtggtgtagatgaggtttgggggttgagtttgatgttttgatgatgtttgggattgatttggaggtttgtttttcaagggaaatcgcaggggagaagaccaaaaaagtttctggtctgctgatggcgccccaacgccattcctggcgccccagcgctaggcagagctgtttctggagctctctgactttggggcagtgccccagcgccattaggcagcgccccagcgctagtgcactttccagcaagcatattttagggctcgggaggacttttaaggctcgggggttggttcctttaccccgtttgggtagattgagagtcccgagagtgtgggatggatcccgggagtgaggttttagattataaacctttctatgatttattttattgatgggattccatatttggttatgaataggtgactaCTAAAGGACCaaatgattgatcgttctcaagggtcgttattttactaattcttgctcgaacccaaggtaagaaaactgcaccccatgtgtgacatgcatggctatgattgatgcatgttggatgtttgaaTGTAaatattgatagcataatgaatgcttggcaatcttgcccatttgcatatgattatcactgaggcatgctggatgattaagtgtgatgcatgtgatgcacgagaaacatgtgattagggcatgccatgaatgatgaacaTGAAATTGGTcagggcttgagtctctgagtttgtgcatgatcataattatgctagtaactatttagtaagcatgctgaatgcccttttcttggataattggcatatgatacccactgatagcattgcttacttgtgcatggtactgtcTAATTAGttaggtttggcaaaggtgctagtatcaactgtgaagctgtgactcattagtcaggttcggcagtggtactgggcactggtcacacagggctgactcattagtcagaattggcaaaggtgttagtatcaaccgcgaagccgtgactcactagtcaggttcggcagtggtaccgggcactggtcacattgtgctaactcactagtcatgacaaccccagtgtgtttagtgcaagctatgtcaattggacctaatcgaccctctgcattgaatgactcaaagagcattaatgtaggaccgacctcaagttcgatgaatataaacaagcatttatctagccaagggctagtcatttagagccattgcaggaaagcctaggtaacggtgttgttacacggctatgggcactgggcccctagtgacttggttgtcagtcactcaatatggtttaccaggacctcaaagtgatattcactcatctgatcagagctatgagctctgtatgatcattttgatcatcatatgcatggctttgggcactgaggccccagtgacttgcttgttggtcactcagtatggtttaccagaacctgttgaaggttagaggctttcCCAAgagccacccttccacttgaattagtgacttgcttgtcagtcactcagtatggtttaccagaacctcaagtgttacgacactcatctgattaggattgacttgatagtccttcagtcagaaggccaggacttcttatcctggataccccagcgtctgtttgaattcatttgcatgctaaATAGATCTATgagtgctaggcatgccagatatgatttgatatcatgatatgactatttatgagcatatgagttttcttgttgggcttcggctcacgggtgctttgtggtacaggtaaaggcaaaagaaagttggaccatccttgagttggagagcttaggtgatgacatgtacatatgcagctgctcgatcaatacttgggcgaggtttgaaagtggaactagggctgaaccctgtttttccgcttagaacggcctgttgtaaatactttcttgtaatagactctgaaattatatttttgggatcccaatgtatatattaaacgttctagtgaaacgttatattttaaccaaagtttttaacccctaaaccgctagtcATACTTAGTTatacgtttatggccaaatgactcgattagcgagtttagcactgtttgcaatgtgcactgtagcggtccctggagttggggcgttacagttggtCCGTGGCAAGGGGGCTTCGCGTGTCAGGCGACTGCgaagcccggaccgtttaccaaggtccgggttcatttaccgaaGTCCCGGTTCGTGATGAGGGG
This genomic interval from Humulus lupulus chromosome 8, drHumLupu1.1, whole genome shotgun sequence contains the following:
- the LOC133796418 gene encoding formamidopyrimidine-DNA glycosylase isoform X1, giving the protein MPELPEVEAARRAIEENCLGKKIKRSVVANDSKVIDGVSASDFEAALLGKTIVAAHRKGKNLWLQLDSPPFPSFQFGMAGAIYIKGVAVTKYKRSAVKEDDEWPSKYSKVFVELDDGMEFSFTDKRRFAKVRLLKDPASVPPISELGPDALLEPMTDDEFVASLSKKKIAIKALLLKQSYISGIGNWIADEVLYQARIHPEQPVAALSRECCMTLNKCIKEVIKKAVVVGADSSQFPSNWIFHSREKKPGKAFVDGKKIEFITAGGRTSAYVPELQMEPGDQAAKEVSKQRKQSTRGKGNQHDSDDDDVDEPETDEDNNAETTKGKKGRKPQGQVKKKLPAKRKSEKSDDDDDDAAKNKRSKKETDDKPSRAGKSKKKKVQSNQKNKKAVKKSK
- the LOC133796418 gene encoding formamidopyrimidine-DNA glycosylase isoform X2, which produces MPELPEVEAARRAIEENCLGKKIKRSVVANDSKVIDGVSASDFEAALLGKTIVAAHRKGKNLWLQLDSPPFPSFQFGMAGAIYIKGVAVTKYKRSAVKEDDEWPSKYSKVFVELDDGMEFSFTDKRRFAKVRLLKDPASVPPISELGPDALLEPMTDDEFVASLSKKKIAIKALLLKQSYISGIGNWIADEVLYQARIHPEQPVAALSRECCMTLNKCIKEVVHYAVQVDADSSHFPLEWLFHYRWGKKPGKVNGKKIEFITAGGRTSAYVPELQMEPGDQAAKEVSKQRKQSTRGKGNQHDSDDDDVDEPETDEDNNAETTKGKKGRKPQGQVKKKLPAKRKSEKSDDDDDDAAKNKRSKKETDDKPSRAGKSKKKKVQSNQKNKKAVKKSK